A DNA window from Longimicrobium sp. contains the following coding sequences:
- the hrpB gene encoding ATP-dependent helicase HrpB, whose amino-acid sequence MTRLPHTGLPIEAVLPAVRDALRVGTSAVLQAPPGAGKTTVVPLALLDEPWLEGRRIVMLEPRRLAARAAAHRMAQLLGERVGDTVGYRIRMETRVGPATRVEVVTEGVLTRMLQHDPALEGVGIVIFDEFHERSLHADLGLALTLQSRAVLRDDLRVLAMSATLDGGPVAALLGDAPVVTSEGRAHPVETRWLPRRPEARIEAVTARTVRHALETEDGDVLVFLPGAGEIRRVEEMLGGDLPPGVRIYPLFGNLPPEQQDEAIRPSPPGRRKIVLATAIAETSLTIEGVRVVVDSGLMRVPRFSPRTGMTRLETVPVSRASADQRRGRAGRLGPGICWRLWTEAEDAALQPYRPPEILEADLAPLALELAAWGVADPAELQWLDPPPAAAFAQARELLAELGALDAPGAVTPHGRAMAALPLHPRLAHMLLRAKEMRLGATACDLAALLAERDVLRGEGRAPDADVRLRLAALRGDRGHGGHGVDHAALHRVRAEAKDLRRHLSASSSDADDEAAGVLLAFAYPDRIAQRRPGTSGRYLLRNGRGAAFPEPQSLSEAPWIVAAELDDAGREGRILIAAPVEAAEIERGFADQVVAEESVAWDEAAGAVRARRVERLGALTLREAPLADPDPGRIAAALLDAVRQAGVASLPWTKASAQLRERIAFLHLHDPSFPDVSDVALSETLADWLGPHVYGMRKMDEVRRIDLGPVLEGMLAWEQRRRLDELAPTHVQVPSGSRIPVDYSDAEAPVLAVRLQEVFGWTETPRIAGGRVPLTLHLLSPAHRPVQVTRDLASFWRTGYFEVKKDLKGRYPKHYWPDDPLVAEATARAKPRR is encoded by the coding sequence ATGACTCGCCTCCCCCACACCGGACTGCCCATCGAGGCCGTGCTCCCCGCCGTGCGCGACGCGCTGCGCGTGGGGACGTCGGCCGTGCTGCAGGCGCCGCCGGGCGCGGGGAAGACCACCGTGGTCCCCCTGGCGCTGCTGGACGAGCCGTGGCTCGAAGGGCGCCGCATCGTGATGCTGGAGCCGCGCCGCCTGGCCGCGCGCGCCGCCGCGCACCGCATGGCGCAGCTGCTGGGCGAGCGCGTCGGCGACACCGTCGGCTACCGCATCCGCATGGAGACGCGGGTGGGCCCAGCGACGCGCGTGGAAGTGGTCACCGAGGGCGTGCTGACGCGGATGCTGCAGCACGATCCGGCGCTCGAGGGGGTGGGGATCGTCATCTTCGACGAGTTCCACGAGCGCAGCCTGCACGCGGACCTCGGCCTCGCCCTGACGCTGCAGTCGCGCGCCGTGCTGCGCGACGACCTGCGCGTGCTGGCGATGAGCGCCACGCTGGACGGCGGCCCCGTCGCCGCGCTGCTGGGGGATGCGCCGGTCGTCACCAGCGAGGGGCGCGCGCACCCGGTGGAGACGCGCTGGCTGCCGCGCCGGCCCGAGGCGCGCATCGAAGCCGTCACCGCGCGCACGGTCCGCCACGCGCTGGAGACGGAGGACGGCGACGTGCTCGTCTTCCTTCCCGGCGCGGGCGAGATTCGCCGGGTGGAGGAGATGCTGGGCGGCGATCTGCCCCCCGGTGTCCGCATCTACCCGCTCTTCGGCAACCTCCCGCCGGAGCAGCAGGACGAGGCCATCCGCCCCAGCCCGCCCGGCCGCAGGAAAATCGTGCTGGCGACGGCGATCGCGGAGACGAGCCTGACCATCGAAGGCGTGCGCGTGGTGGTCGATTCGGGGCTGATGCGCGTCCCCCGCTTCTCGCCGCGCACGGGGATGACGCGGCTGGAGACGGTGCCGGTGTCGCGCGCGTCGGCCGACCAGCGGCGCGGGCGCGCGGGGCGGCTCGGGCCGGGCATCTGCTGGCGTCTCTGGACCGAGGCGGAGGACGCGGCGCTGCAGCCGTATCGCCCGCCCGAGATCCTGGAGGCGGACCTGGCGCCGCTCGCGCTCGAGCTGGCCGCGTGGGGCGTGGCCGATCCCGCCGAGCTGCAGTGGCTGGACCCGCCGCCCGCCGCGGCCTTCGCCCAGGCGCGCGAGCTGCTGGCCGAGCTCGGCGCGCTCGACGCCCCCGGCGCGGTCACCCCGCACGGGCGGGCGATGGCGGCGCTCCCGCTGCATCCGCGCCTGGCCCACATGCTGTTGCGCGCGAAGGAGATGCGCCTGGGCGCCACCGCCTGCGACCTGGCCGCCCTGCTCGCCGAGCGCGACGTGCTGCGCGGCGAGGGGCGCGCGCCGGACGCCGACGTGCGGCTGCGCCTGGCCGCGCTCCGCGGCGACCGCGGGCACGGCGGCCATGGCGTGGACCACGCGGCGCTGCACCGCGTCCGCGCCGAGGCGAAGGATCTCCGCCGCCACCTCTCCGCATCTTCCTCCGACGCGGACGATGAGGCGGCGGGGGTGCTGCTGGCGTTCGCGTATCCCGACCGCATCGCGCAGCGGCGGCCGGGAACGAGCGGGCGCTATCTCCTGCGCAACGGCCGCGGCGCCGCCTTCCCCGAGCCGCAGTCGCTCTCCGAAGCGCCCTGGATCGTGGCCGCGGAGCTGGACGACGCCGGGCGCGAGGGGCGCATCCTGATCGCCGCGCCGGTGGAGGCGGCGGAGATCGAGCGCGGGTTCGCCGACCAGGTGGTCGCCGAGGAGTCGGTGGCGTGGGACGAGGCGGCGGGCGCCGTCCGCGCGCGGCGGGTCGAGCGGCTGGGTGCCCTCACCCTGCGCGAGGCGCCGCTGGCGGACCCCGATCCCGGGCGCATCGCCGCCGCGCTGCTCGACGCGGTGCGGCAGGCGGGCGTCGCGTCGCTGCCGTGGACGAAGGCGTCGGCGCAGCTGCGCGAGCGCATCGCCTTCCTCCATCTCCACGACCCGTCGTTCCCGGACGTGTCGGACGTGGCCCTTTCGGAGACGCTGGCCGATTGGTTGGGGCCGCACGTCTACGGGATGCGGAAGATGGACGAGGTGCGACGGATCGACCTCGGTCCCGTGCTGGAGGGGATGCTGGCGTGGGAGCAGCGGCGCCGGCTGGACGAGCTGGCGCCGACGCACGTGCAGGTGCCCAGCGGCTCGCGCATCCCGGTAGACTACTCGGACGCGGAGGCACCGGTGCTGGCGGTGCGGCTGCAGGAGGTGTTCGGGTGGACGGAGACGCCGCGGATCGCGGGCGGGCGCGTGCCGCTGACGCTGCACCTGCTGTCGCCCGCGCACCGGCCCGTTCAGGTCACGCGCGACCTGGCCAGCTTCTGGCGCACCGGCTACTTCGAGGTGAAGAAGGATCTGAAAGGCCGCTATCCCAAGCACTACTGGCCCGACGACCCGCTCGTGGCGGAAGCGACGGCAAGGGCGAAGCCGCGGCGATAG
- a CDS encoding DUF2332 domain-containing protein — protein sequence MTRREPDERVFEEIRGRYLHFAEHEARGVSPLYEELARAVADSEPLLRFVAALPGAKKQPNLVFAAVRHLYGTPKDTRHFAALVEQNPAPIRLAIFSHGTQTNEPGRCAVLLPVLARLPEPLALLEVGASAGLCLLPDRYAYDYGRAQVEPAWPGASPSPVFPCRANEATPIPPRAPRIAWRAGMDVNPVDVSDLEASRWLETLVWPGDEARAARLRAALAIARESPPEVVQGDLTADPPARISDLPALAAKAPRDATLVVFHSAVLAYVSPEDRREFAEMVKELGAVWISNEAPRVFPGIAAKLPDPPPEDRFLLAVDGDPVAFTGPHGQSIDWLA from the coding sequence ATGACGCGTCGGGAGCCTGACGAGCGGGTGTTCGAAGAGATCCGCGGGCGCTATCTCCACTTCGCGGAGCACGAGGCGCGGGGAGTCTCGCCGCTGTACGAAGAGCTCGCCCGCGCGGTGGCGGATTCCGAGCCGCTGCTGCGCTTCGTCGCCGCGCTCCCCGGCGCGAAGAAGCAGCCGAATCTCGTCTTCGCCGCCGTGCGCCATCTCTATGGCACGCCGAAGGATACGCGGCACTTCGCGGCGCTGGTCGAGCAGAATCCCGCGCCGATCCGCCTCGCGATCTTCTCGCACGGAACGCAGACGAACGAGCCCGGCCGCTGCGCGGTGCTGCTGCCCGTGCTCGCGCGGCTGCCGGAGCCGCTCGCGCTGCTGGAGGTCGGCGCGTCCGCCGGGCTGTGCCTCCTCCCCGACCGCTACGCATACGACTACGGCCGGGCGCAGGTCGAGCCGGCGTGGCCCGGCGCGTCGCCATCCCCCGTCTTCCCCTGCCGCGCGAACGAGGCGACGCCGATCCCGCCGCGCGCGCCGCGCATCGCCTGGCGCGCGGGGATGGACGTCAACCCCGTCGACGTCTCCGATCTCGAAGCGTCGCGGTGGCTGGAAACGCTCGTCTGGCCGGGCGACGAGGCGCGCGCCGCCCGGCTGCGCGCGGCGCTGGCGATCGCCCGCGAATCGCCGCCCGAGGTGGTGCAGGGCGACCTCACCGCCGATCCCCCCGCGCGGATCTCCGATCTCCCCGCGTTGGCCGCGAAGGCGCCGCGCGACGCGACGCTGGTCGTCTTCCATTCCGCCGTGCTGGCGTACGTCTCGCCCGAGGACCGCCGGGAATTCGCGGAGATGGTGAAGGAGCTCGGGGCGGTCTGGATCAGCAACGAGGCGCCGCGCGTCTTCCCCGGGATCGCCGCGAAGCTCCCCGATCCCCCACCCGAGGATCGCTTCCTGCTCGCGGTCGATGGCGATCCCGTTGCATTCACCGGCCCGCACGGGCAGTCGATCGACTGGCTGGCCTGA
- a CDS encoding phosphoribosyltransferase family protein has translation MLTTAYNCGSVAIDHDAAGFLELVSGRRGHFRLESGHHGGLWLDLDPLFTEPARVDPFVARLTEALRPHAADVVCGPLLGGAFLAQLVARELGVAFCFTERVTVTGDGALFGARYRLPPAFAPRVRGRRVAMVDDVMSAGSALRGTFAELRAHGAVPVAAGALMVLGSAGADFFAQRGIPVEAAARDEYPLWLPSDCPLCAAGVPLEDVTATMAGDDASGA, from the coding sequence TTGCTTACCACCGCGTACAACTGTGGCAGCGTGGCGATCGATCACGACGCAGCGGGGTTCCTGGAGCTCGTCTCCGGCCGGCGGGGACACTTTCGGCTGGAGTCGGGGCATCACGGCGGACTGTGGCTGGACCTCGACCCCCTTTTCACCGAGCCGGCGCGGGTCGATCCGTTCGTCGCGCGGCTGACCGAGGCGCTGCGGCCGCACGCCGCGGACGTGGTCTGCGGCCCGTTGCTCGGGGGCGCGTTCCTGGCGCAGCTGGTGGCGCGCGAGTTGGGCGTGGCGTTCTGCTTCACCGAGCGCGTGACAGTGACGGGCGACGGCGCGCTGTTCGGCGCGCGCTACCGCCTGCCGCCCGCCTTCGCCCCGCGCGTCCGCGGCCGCCGCGTGGCGATGGTGGACGACGTGATGAGCGCGGGGTCGGCGCTGCGGGGAACGTTTGCGGAACTGCGGGCGCACGGTGCCGTTCCCGTCGCCGCCGGCGCGCTGATGGTGCTCGGCTCGGCGGGCGCGGATTTCTTCGCCCAGCGCGGCATCCCCGTCGAGGCCGCCGCGCGCGACGAGTATCCGCTCTGGCTCCCGTCCGACTGCCCGTTGTGCGCCGCCGGCGTGCCGCTGGAGGACGTCACCGCGACCATGGCGGGAGATGACGCGTCGGGAGCCTGA
- a CDS encoding GNAT family N-acetyltransferase, whose translation MRIRAATDDDVPLILRFIRALAEYERLAHEAVATEDGLRETLFGPRPYAEVVIAEDEGEPEGFALFFHNYSTFLGRPGVYLEDLFVRPEARGKGVGRALLAHLARLAVERGCGRLEWWVLDWNEDAIRFYRSLGAQPMNDWTVFRVAGEALQRLAEGVRRGTDGASRASLTDGDQVGAGESPRRSDKSGVAKYHEMRRDGRYFSTYLSIRIRERHGDERII comes from the coding sequence ATGCGCATCCGCGCCGCCACCGACGACGACGTCCCGCTGATCCTGCGCTTCATCCGCGCGCTGGCCGAGTACGAGCGCTTGGCACACGAGGCCGTCGCCACCGAGGACGGTCTGCGCGAGACGCTGTTCGGCCCGCGCCCGTACGCCGAGGTGGTGATCGCGGAAGACGAGGGCGAGCCGGAGGGATTCGCGCTCTTCTTCCACAACTACTCGACCTTCCTGGGCCGCCCGGGGGTCTACCTCGAAGACCTGTTCGTGCGCCCCGAGGCGCGCGGGAAGGGCGTGGGGCGCGCGCTGCTGGCGCACCTGGCGCGGCTGGCGGTGGAGCGGGGATGCGGGCGGCTGGAGTGGTGGGTGCTGGACTGGAACGAAGATGCCATCCGCTTCTACCGCTCCCTCGGCGCCCAGCCGATGAACGACTGGACCGTCTTCCGCGTGGCCGGAGAGGCGCTCCAGCGGCTGGCGGAGGGTGTTCGTAGAGGGACCGATGGAGCGTCCCGGGCATCGCTAACTGACGGCGATCAGGTGGGTGCGGGGGAGTCTCCCCGCCGCTCCGATAAGTCTGGGGTGGCCAAGTATCATGAGATGCGCAGGGATGGGAGATACTTTAGCACTTACTTAAGTATTCGAATCCGGGAAAGGCATGGCGATGAGAGGATCATCTGA
- a CDS encoding S9 family peptidase translates to MKRTLALAALGLLATLPARAQIVPATARTAAPMRPPVARTVPHADTTLGDVRIDNYHWLRDDRRQDTAVIHYLEAENRYTEAMLAHTAALQERLFQEMRGRIKETDLSVPERIGEYFYYSRTEAGKQYPIYARKRGSLAAPEEVMLDLNAMAGNRPYFSVSGQQVSPDARLLAFATDTSGAERYTLMVKDLSTGQLLPDRIPGVNGNVAWAADDRTLLYGTSDAANRPYRVMRHVLGTDASADAVVAEEPDVLYRIGVSRTKDRRFLLITSSSFSASEVSYLPSDRPAERFRMIRPRTPDVLYGVEHHGDRFLISTNEGAPNFKLVSAPDTDPRRENWREMVPASDSVLLDGIEVFRDYLVLYQRQNALRKIRVVPFGGGAAYDVDFPEPIYTFRGGNNAEYDSRVLRFTYQSMVTPSAVYDFDLATRTRELKKATEVPGYDPSLYASERTWARAEDGTMVPISLVYRKPLVRDGSRPLLLYAYGSYGSSTDPTFSSNNLSLLDRGVVYAIAHIRGGQEMGRHWYDQGKLLNKKNTFTDFIASAEHLIAQRYTTRERLAIRGGSAGGLLMGAVVNMRPELFHAVVADVPFVDVINTMLDASIPLTAGEWLQWGDPHQPQYYAYMKSYSPYDNVRATAYPAMLVTTGLNDPRVAYWEPAKWVAKLRATKTDDHPLLLRTNMGAGHGGSSGRYDALREWAIRYAFLLDQWGIGQ, encoded by the coding sequence ATGAAACGCACCCTCGCCCTCGCCGCGCTCGGCCTGCTCGCGACCCTGCCCGCCCGCGCGCAGATCGTCCCCGCCACGGCCCGCACCGCCGCGCCGATGCGGCCGCCGGTGGCGCGCACCGTTCCGCACGCCGACACCACGCTGGGCGACGTGCGCATCGACAACTACCACTGGCTGCGCGACGACCGCCGCCAGGACACGGCCGTCATCCACTACCTCGAGGCGGAGAACCGCTACACCGAGGCCATGCTGGCGCACACCGCCGCGCTGCAGGAGCGGCTCTTCCAGGAGATGCGCGGGCGGATCAAGGAGACCGACCTCTCCGTTCCCGAGCGCATCGGCGAGTACTTCTACTACTCGCGCACCGAGGCGGGGAAGCAGTACCCGATCTATGCCCGCAAGCGCGGCAGCCTGGCCGCGCCCGAAGAGGTGATGCTGGACCTGAACGCGATGGCGGGGAACCGACCGTACTTCTCCGTCTCCGGCCAGCAGGTGAGCCCCGACGCGCGCCTCCTCGCGTTCGCCACCGACACCAGCGGCGCCGAGCGCTACACGCTGATGGTGAAGGACCTTTCCACCGGCCAGCTCCTCCCCGACCGCATCCCCGGCGTGAACGGGAACGTGGCGTGGGCGGCCGACGACCGCACGCTCTTATACGGCACCAGCGACGCCGCCAACCGCCCGTACCGGGTGATGCGCCACGTCTTGGGCACCGACGCGTCCGCCGACGCCGTCGTGGCCGAGGAGCCGGACGTGCTGTACCGCATCGGCGTGTCGAGGACGAAGGACCGCAGGTTCCTGCTGATCACCTCGTCGTCGTTCAGCGCGTCGGAGGTCAGCTATCTCCCGTCCGACCGGCCGGCGGAGCGCTTCCGGATGATCCGCCCGCGCACGCCGGACGTGCTGTACGGGGTGGAGCACCACGGCGACCGCTTCCTGATCTCCACCAACGAGGGCGCGCCCAACTTCAAGCTCGTGTCCGCGCCCGACACCGACCCGCGGCGCGAGAACTGGAGGGAGATGGTTCCCGCCAGCGACTCGGTGCTGCTGGACGGGATCGAGGTGTTCCGCGACTACCTCGTGCTCTACCAGCGGCAGAACGCGCTGCGGAAGATCCGCGTCGTCCCCTTCGGCGGCGGCGCAGCGTACGACGTGGACTTCCCCGAGCCGATCTACACCTTCCGCGGCGGCAACAATGCCGAGTACGACAGCCGCGTGCTGCGCTTCACCTATCAGTCGATGGTCACCCCGTCCGCCGTCTACGACTTCGACCTGGCGACCCGCACGCGCGAGCTGAAGAAGGCCACCGAGGTCCCGGGCTACGACCCGTCGCTCTACGCCAGCGAGCGCACCTGGGCGCGGGCGGAGGACGGCACGATGGTCCCCATCTCCCTGGTCTACCGCAAGCCGCTGGTGCGCGACGGGAGCCGGCCGCTCCTCCTCTACGCCTACGGCTCGTACGGCTCCAGCACCGATCCCACCTTCAGCAGCAACAACCTCAGCCTGCTGGACCGCGGCGTGGTCTACGCCATCGCGCACATCCGCGGCGGGCAGGAGATGGGGCGGCACTGGTACGACCAGGGGAAGCTGCTGAACAAGAAGAACACCTTCACCGACTTCATCGCCTCTGCCGAGCACCTGATCGCGCAGCGCTACACCACGCGCGAGCGGCTGGCCATCCGCGGCGGGAGCGCGGGCGGGCTGCTGATGGGCGCGGTGGTCAACATGCGCCCCGAGCTCTTCCACGCCGTGGTGGCCGACGTCCCCTTCGTCGACGTCATCAACACCATGCTCGACGCGTCGATTCCGCTGACCGCGGGCGAGTGGCTGCAGTGGGGCGACCCGCATCAGCCGCAGTACTACGCGTACATGAAGTCGTACTCGCCGTACGACAACGTCCGCGCCACGGCGTATCCCGCGATGCTCGTCACCACCGGGCTGAACGACCCGCGCGTGGCGTATTGGGAGCCGGCCAAGTGGGTGGCGAAGCTGCGCGCCACCAAGACGGACGACCACCCGCTCCTGCTGCGGACGAACATGGGCGCGGGCCACGGCGGGTCGTCCGGCCGCTACGACGCGCTGCGCGAGTGGGCCATCCGCTACGCCTTTCTGCTGGACCAGTGGGGGATCGGGCAGTGA
- a CDS encoding DNA alkylation repair protein, translated as MIPILDSMTDPAALLARLRAALAAAGDPATAEGARAYMKSAMPYHGVKATPQRAIFRQVFADVDLPTGEAWRTLVLGIWRGAEFREERYAALWLAGDRRFARFQSMDALPMYEEMIVTGAWWDYVDDVATHRLPVLVRRHSVEMRRAMLGWSMDDDIWKRRASILCQLPLKRETDVDLLARCIEPSLGRSEFWLRKAIGWALRHYARTDADWVRRYVREHEASLSPLSKREALKHVGAG; from the coding sequence ATGATCCCGATCCTCGACTCCATGACCGATCCCGCGGCGCTGCTCGCGCGCCTGCGCGCCGCCCTCGCCGCGGCGGGCGACCCCGCGACGGCGGAGGGCGCTCGGGCGTACATGAAGTCCGCGATGCCGTACCATGGCGTGAAGGCGACGCCGCAGCGCGCCATCTTCCGCCAGGTGTTCGCGGACGTCGATCTCCCCACGGGTGAGGCGTGGCGCACGTTGGTGCTCGGGATCTGGCGCGGGGCGGAGTTCCGCGAGGAGCGCTACGCCGCGCTCTGGCTGGCGGGCGACCGGCGCTTCGCCCGGTTCCAGTCGATGGACGCGCTGCCGATGTACGAGGAGATGATCGTCACCGGCGCGTGGTGGGATTACGTCGACGACGTCGCCACGCACCGGCTGCCGGTGCTCGTCCGCCGCCACTCCGTGGAGATGCGGCGCGCGATGCTGGGGTGGAGCATGGACGACGACATCTGGAAGCGCCGCGCCTCCATCCTCTGCCAACTCCCGCTCAAGCGCGAGACCGACGTTGACCTGCTCGCCCGCTGCATCGAGCCGTCGCTGGGCAGGAGCGAGTTCTGGCTGCGCAAGGCGATCGGGTGGGCGCTGCGCCACTACGCGCGCACGGACGCCGATTGGGTGCGCCGCTACGTCCGCGAGCACGAAGCCAGTCTCTCCCCGCTCAGCAAGCGCGAGGCGCTGAAGCACGTCGGGGCGGGGTGA
- the msrA gene encoding peptide-methionine (S)-S-oxide reductase MsrA gives MADRELATLAGGCFWCLEAVYEELRGVEKVVSGYSGGHVPNPDYGAVCSGKTGHAEVVQVTFDPAVVSFREILEVFFTIHDPTTLNRQGADVGTQYRSAVFTHSPEQEQTAREVIRDLEAEGVWENPIVTQVVPLTEFHPAEEYHQHYFARNPGQGYCRVVIAPKVAKFRQKYLSRLRQTA, from the coding sequence ATGGCTGATAGAGAGCTTGCCACGCTGGCGGGCGGGTGCTTCTGGTGCCTGGAGGCGGTGTACGAGGAGCTGCGCGGGGTGGAGAAGGTGGTGAGCGGCTATTCGGGCGGGCACGTGCCGAACCCCGACTACGGCGCCGTGTGCAGCGGCAAGACCGGGCACGCCGAGGTGGTGCAGGTGACGTTCGACCCGGCCGTGGTGAGCTTCCGCGAGATCCTGGAGGTGTTCTTCACCATCCACGACCCCACCACGCTGAACCGCCAGGGCGCCGACGTGGGGACGCAGTACCGGTCCGCGGTCTTCACCCACTCGCCCGAGCAGGAGCAGACCGCGCGCGAGGTGATCCGCGACCTGGAGGCCGAGGGGGTGTGGGAGAACCCGATCGTGACCCAGGTGGTGCCGCTGACGGAGTTCCATCCCGCCGAGGAGTACCACCAGCACTACTTCGCGCGGAACCCGGGGCAGGGGTACTGCCGCGTGGTCATCGCGCCGAAGGTGGCCAAGTTCCGGCAGAAGTATCTCTCTCGGCTGCGGCAGACGGCGTGA
- a CDS encoding HD domain-containing protein — protein MTEARSHPHDAADERGAADPAAALLRFLHLAGRLKDTPRAGWALRGISAPESVAEHSHRVALLALVLAPRAAPPLDAARCVAIALVHDLAEALVGDITPYDGVSADEKRRREEAAMRELAALAGDASLLALWREYDAAETPEARFVKELDKLETVLQAAEYGRDEAAAGALDEFWASAGARLASPVTRALLEALHRERRGDG, from the coding sequence ATGACGGAGGCGCGTTCCCACCCCCATGACGCAGCAGACGAGCGCGGCGCCGCCGACCCGGCCGCCGCGCTGCTGCGCTTCCTGCACCTGGCCGGGCGGCTGAAGGACACGCCGCGCGCCGGCTGGGCCCTGCGCGGCATCTCCGCCCCCGAGTCCGTCGCCGAGCACTCGCACCGCGTCGCATTGCTGGCGCTCGTCCTCGCCCCGCGCGCCGCGCCGCCGCTGGACGCCGCGCGGTGCGTGGCCATCGCCCTCGTCCACGACCTGGCCGAGGCGCTGGTGGGTGACATCACCCCGTACGACGGTGTCTCCGCGGACGAGAAGCGCCGCCGCGAGGAAGCGGCGATGCGCGAGCTGGCCGCGCTGGCCGGCGATGCGTCGCTGCTGGCGCTCTGGCGCGAGTACGACGCGGCGGAGACGCCCGAAGCGCGCTTCGTCAAGGAGCTGGACAAGCTCGAAACCGTGCTCCAGGCTGCCGAATACGGCCGCGACGAAGCCGCCGCCGGCGCGCTGGACGAGTTCTGGGCCAGCGCCGGGGCGCGCCTCGCCTCGCCCGTCACCCGCGCGCTGCTCGAGGCGCTCCACCGCGAGCGGCGGGGCGATGGGTGA
- the infA gene encoding translation initiation factor IF-1, with translation MAKQESIEMEGVVKEVLPDRRYRVELVNGHSVLAYGAGKMAKFRIRVLEGDRVTLAISPYDLTKGRITYRHK, from the coding sequence ATGGCCAAGCAGGAATCGATCGAGATGGAGGGGGTGGTGAAGGAGGTCCTGCCCGACCGGCGCTACCGCGTGGAGCTCGTCAACGGTCACAGCGTGCTGGCCTACGGCGCGGGGAAGATGGCCAAGTTCCGGATCCGCGTGCTGGAGGGCGACCGCGTGACGCTCGCCATCAGCCCGTACGACCTCACCAAGGGGCGCATCACCTACCGGCACAAGTAA
- a CDS encoding M20/M25/M40 family metallo-hydrolase: MTPLRRFLCAAVMLALPVSAGAQRLDAHRAAADRLVRAALRDSAAYARLGVLVDRFGHRASGSESLERAIDWIVEEMRRDGLENVHTEPVAVMHWVRGEESAVLESPRRMPLHMLGLGRSVGTPPRGIAAPVLVVRDFAELRRRGAEARGRIVVFNAPFDTTVHPFAGYGAAVQYRAFGVDSAAALGAVGVLVRSVTPHSLRTPHTGGLAYTDTTRTVPRIPGAAITVEDAEMLQRMQDRGERPVVRLTMGARTLPPARSRNVVAEVRGSERPDEVVVLGGHIDSWDVGQGAVDDGGGSVAAWEALRLIRQLGQRPRRTVRVVLWTNEEIGLAGALAYRDAHAAELAKHVLAMESDNGVFHPQGLLFSGGEGGLPLVREMAGLLRQVGVDSVQASGPEADVGPLFQRGVPAMAIATDPSRYFWYHHTEADTLDKLDPREMGECVAAMAVIAYTAANMEERLPGPTPAR; encoded by the coding sequence ATGACTCCGCTTCGCCGCTTCCTGTGCGCGGCCGTGATGCTTGCGCTCCCCGTCTCCGCCGGCGCGCAGCGGCTGGACGCGCACCGCGCCGCCGCCGACCGCCTGGTGCGCGCCGCCCTGCGCGACAGCGCCGCCTACGCCCGGCTGGGCGTGCTCGTCGACCGCTTCGGGCACCGCGCGAGCGGGTCGGAGAGCCTGGAGCGCGCCATCGACTGGATCGTGGAGGAGATGCGCCGCGACGGGCTGGAGAACGTGCACACCGAGCCGGTGGCCGTGATGCACTGGGTGCGCGGCGAGGAGTCGGCGGTGCTCGAGAGCCCGCGCCGCATGCCGCTGCACATGCTGGGGCTGGGGCGCAGCGTGGGCACGCCGCCCAGGGGGATCGCCGCGCCGGTGCTGGTGGTGCGCGACTTCGCCGAGCTGCGGCGCCGCGGGGCGGAGGCGCGGGGGAGGATCGTGGTCTTCAACGCGCCGTTCGACACCACCGTGCATCCCTTCGCCGGCTACGGCGCGGCGGTGCAGTACCGCGCCTTCGGCGTGGACTCGGCCGCGGCGCTGGGCGCGGTGGGCGTGCTGGTCCGCTCCGTCACCCCGCACTCGCTGCGCACGCCGCACACGGGCGGGCTGGCGTACACCGACACCACGCGCACCGTCCCGCGGATCCCCGGCGCCGCCATCACCGTGGAAGACGCCGAGATGCTGCAGCGCATGCAGGACCGCGGCGAGCGCCCGGTGGTGCGGCTGACGATGGGCGCGCGCACGCTGCCGCCCGCGCGGTCGCGCAACGTGGTGGCCGAGGTGCGCGGCTCCGAGCGTCCCGACGAGGTGGTGGTCCTCGGCGGCCACATCGATTCGTGGGACGTGGGGCAGGGCGCGGTGGACGACGGCGGGGGAAGCGTGGCCGCGTGGGAGGCGCTGCGGCTGATCCGGCAGCTCGGCCAGCGTCCCAGGCGGACCGTGCGCGTGGTGCTGTGGACGAACGAGGAGATCGGGCTGGCCGGCGCCCTGGCCTACCGCGACGCGCACGCCGCCGAGCTGGCGAAGCACGTCCTGGCGATGGAGAGCGACAACGGCGTCTTCCACCCGCAGGGCCTGCTCTTTTCCGGCGGCGAGGGCGGGCTGCCGCTGGTGCGCGAGATGGCCGGCCTGCTGCGGCAGGTGGGCGTCGACTCGGTGCAGGCGAGCGGCCCGGAGGCGGACGTCGGCCCGCTCTTCCAGCGCGGCGTCCCCGCGATGGCCATCGCCACGGACCCGTCGCGCTACTTCTGGTACCACCACACGGAGGCCGACACACTGGACAAGCTGGACCCGCGGGAGATGGGCGAGTGCGTGGCCGCGATGGCGGTGATCGCCTACACCGCCGCCAACATGGAGGAGCGGCTCCCCGGCCCTACCCCGGCGCGGTGA